In Oncorhynchus tshawytscha isolate Ot180627B linkage group LG06, Otsh_v2.0, whole genome shotgun sequence, the following are encoded in one genomic region:
- the LOC112252372 gene encoding synaptotagmin 1 isoform X1 gives MGFRWQRDMRVLPTVDLSIGDLRMPFNEEVKYCILGISVTLFLIAMGILVWQLYRYCSQAPKEPVDDLLSSDGKPAKTEDLYMETQRPNFKVEKLHEEAQRLSRCLYMGSHVELPGLGNQLKGSLRFSLYYDQLQSRLVVTVLEARGLPVRDFSRSVDPFVRVRLLWAKHDNEEEKEEQSSPSLQCVLHEWQSRMVKDSSSPTFGDQFSCSMEEEDVPHTTVRFEVRDFDKFSRHGFLGEVRVSLCDMKISYPLEVLEDLQTPQKDMVGEVLLSLKYLHTLQRLEVGLLKIRALSQESEKDKVRLYARISVLCNQFKLRHQKSTAKTLCEVTVFNEVMMFTLPDPQIRACCIVVSVYEIHSARKSSKRLVGQVTFGKGKRSEEEHWCLMMRSICQPIAKWHPLLI, from the exons ATG GGTTTTAGATGGCAGAGAGACATGCGTGTCCTTCCCACTGTAGACCTGTCTATTGGGGACCTACGCATGCCCTTCAATGAAGAGGTCAAGTACTGTATCCTGGGAATCTCTGTAACCCTCTTCCTGATTGCTATGGGCATTCTGGTGTGGCAGTTATACCGCTACTGCTCACAGGCTCCAAAGGAACCTG TGGATGACTTACTTTCATCTGATGGCAAGCCAGCAAAGACAGAAGACCTCTACATGGAAACCCAGAGGCCTAATTTTAAG GTGGAGAAGCTCCATGAAGAGGCACAGAGGTTGAGCCGTTGCCTGTACATGGGCAGCCATGTGGAGCTGCCCGGCCTGGGGAACCAGCTGAAGGGCTCCCTGCGCTTCTCCCTCTACTATGACCAGCTGCAGTCCAGACTGGTGGTCACCGTCCTGGAGGCCCGGGGCCTGCCGGTCAGGGACTTCAGCCGCAGTGTGGACCCCTTTGTGAGGGTTCGGCTGCTATGGGCCAAGCATGAtaatgaggaggagaaggaggagcagtcctctccttcactgcagtgtGTGCTCCATGAGTGGCAGTCCCGTATGGTGAAGGACAGCAGCAGCCCTACGTTTGGGGACCAGTTCTCCTGCTctatggaggaggaggatgtcccTCACACCACCGTCAGGTTTGAG GTCAGAGACTTTGATAAGTTCTCCAGGCATGGGTTCTTGGGAGAGGTCAGAGTTTCTCTGTGTGATATGAAAATCTCATACCCTCTTGAAGTACTGGAGGATCTACAGACACCACAAAAG GACATGGTTGGAGAGGTGCTTCTCTCTCTAAAGTACCTCCACACCCTCCAGAGACTGGAGGTGGGTCTGCTGAAGATCAGGGCACTGTCTCAGGAAAGTGAAAAAGACAAAG TTCGGTTGTATGCCAGGATCAGTGTCCTCTGCAACCAGTTCAAGCTGCGGCACCAGAAGTCCACTGCTAAGACCCTGTGTGAAGTGACCGTCTTCAACGAAGTCATGATGTTCACCCTGCCAGACCCACAGATCAGGGCGTGCTGCATTGTGGTCTCTGTGTACGAGATCCATTCAGCCAGGAAGTCATCCAAACGCCTGGTTGGCCAGGTCACCTTTGGAAAGGGAAAGAGGTCAGAGGAGGAACACTGGTGTTTGATGATGCGTTCAATTTGTCAGCCAATAGCAAAGTGGCATCCGTTGTTGATCTGA
- the LOC112252372 gene encoding synaptotagmin 1 isoform X2, with protein sequence MRVLPTVDLSIGDLRMPFNEEVKYCILGISVTLFLIAMGILVWQLYRYCSQAPKEPVDDLLSSDGKPAKTEDLYMETQRPNFKVEKLHEEAQRLSRCLYMGSHVELPGLGNQLKGSLRFSLYYDQLQSRLVVTVLEARGLPVRDFSRSVDPFVRVRLLWAKHDNEEEKEEQSSPSLQCVLHEWQSRMVKDSSSPTFGDQFSCSMEEEDVPHTTVRFEVRDFDKFSRHGFLGEVRVSLCDMKISYPLEVLEDLQTPQKDMVGEVLLSLKYLHTLQRLEVGLLKIRALSQESEKDKVRLYARISVLCNQFKLRHQKSTAKTLCEVTVFNEVMMFTLPDPQIRACCIVVSVYEIHSARKSSKRLVGQVTFGKGKRSEEEHWCLMMRSICQPIAKWHPLLI encoded by the exons ATGCGTGTCCTTCCCACTGTAGACCTGTCTATTGGGGACCTACGCATGCCCTTCAATGAAGAGGTCAAGTACTGTATCCTGGGAATCTCTGTAACCCTCTTCCTGATTGCTATGGGCATTCTGGTGTGGCAGTTATACCGCTACTGCTCACAGGCTCCAAAGGAACCTG TGGATGACTTACTTTCATCTGATGGCAAGCCAGCAAAGACAGAAGACCTCTACATGGAAACCCAGAGGCCTAATTTTAAG GTGGAGAAGCTCCATGAAGAGGCACAGAGGTTGAGCCGTTGCCTGTACATGGGCAGCCATGTGGAGCTGCCCGGCCTGGGGAACCAGCTGAAGGGCTCCCTGCGCTTCTCCCTCTACTATGACCAGCTGCAGTCCAGACTGGTGGTCACCGTCCTGGAGGCCCGGGGCCTGCCGGTCAGGGACTTCAGCCGCAGTGTGGACCCCTTTGTGAGGGTTCGGCTGCTATGGGCCAAGCATGAtaatgaggaggagaaggaggagcagtcctctccttcactgcagtgtGTGCTCCATGAGTGGCAGTCCCGTATGGTGAAGGACAGCAGCAGCCCTACGTTTGGGGACCAGTTCTCCTGCTctatggaggaggaggatgtcccTCACACCACCGTCAGGTTTGAG GTCAGAGACTTTGATAAGTTCTCCAGGCATGGGTTCTTGGGAGAGGTCAGAGTTTCTCTGTGTGATATGAAAATCTCATACCCTCTTGAAGTACTGGAGGATCTACAGACACCACAAAAG GACATGGTTGGAGAGGTGCTTCTCTCTCTAAAGTACCTCCACACCCTCCAGAGACTGGAGGTGGGTCTGCTGAAGATCAGGGCACTGTCTCAGGAAAGTGAAAAAGACAAAG TTCGGTTGTATGCCAGGATCAGTGTCCTCTGCAACCAGTTCAAGCTGCGGCACCAGAAGTCCACTGCTAAGACCCTGTGTGAAGTGACCGTCTTCAACGAAGTCATGATGTTCACCCTGCCAGACCCACAGATCAGGGCGTGCTGCATTGTGGTCTCTGTGTACGAGATCCATTCAGCCAGGAAGTCATCCAAACGCCTGGTTGGCCAGGTCACCTTTGGAAAGGGAAAGAGGTCAGAGGAGGAACACTGGTGTTTGATGATGCGTTCAATTTGTCAGCCAATAGCAAAGTGGCATCCGTTGTTGATCTGA